A stretch of DNA from Streptomyces rubradiris:
CCGCCGGGCGGGCCGCGAGGAGGGCGCGGGCGAGGGCACCGACGGTGAGGTAGACGGCCGCGCAGCAGGCCATGTGGAGCAGGCCGAGCACCGCCGTCTGTGCCGGGACGGGGAGGTGCGCACCGCGCAGGGTGAGGAACTGGGGGAGCACGGAGAGATAGAGGAGCAGGCCCTTGGGGTTGAGACCGCTGATCGTCGCACCGCGCAGGAAGGGGCGGGCGTCGGTCGCCGGTGCCGCGCCCGCATCCGTCCGGGCGGATGCCGGTCCCGTCGCCCCGGGCACCGCCGGCCGGCGCAGCACTCCCCAGCCCAGCCACAGCAGGTAGCCCGCGCCCGCCACCGTCACGGCCGTCAGCAGGCCGGGGGAGCCGGCCACCAGGACCGCCAGGCCCGCTGTGGCCAGGGCGGTGTGGAGGGCGTAGCCGCAGACCAGACCCGCCACCGCGCGCGGTATCCGGCCGCCGCGCAGGGCGGTCGTGATGACGTACGCCCAGTCGGCGCCCGGTACGCACACCAGCAGCAGGTCCACGGCGAGGAAGGAGAAGAGCAGTCCCGAGTCCATGTCGGGCACATTAGGCGCGAATTACCCGAAAGTGTTTCCGAAGTTTGCTCGTGATCACGAGTTGTGCGCAAAAATCTTCCTCATGGACGACGTGGACCGGAAAATCCTTGCCGAGCTTCAGCAGGACGGGCGGCTGACCGTGACCGAGCTGGCCGCCCGGGTGCGGCTCAGCGTCTCCCCCTGCCACCGGCGGCTGCGCGAACTGGAGCGGGCCGGCGCCATCCAGGGCTACCGCGCGGTGGTGGACCCGGCCTCGCTCGGCCTGAACTTCGAGGCGCTGGTCTTCGTGTCGATGCGTCAGGAGGACCGGGACACGGTCGCCGAGTTCGAGCGGGCGGTCGGCGAACTGGAGCATGTGCTGGACGCCCAGCGGCTGTTCGGCGAACCGGACTACCTGCTCCGGGTGGCCACCGCCGACCTGGCCGCCTTCCAGCGGCTGTACGACGAGCGGCTGGCGACCCTGCCGGGGGTGCAGCGGCTGACCTCGACGCTGGTGATGAAGCACGTGGTGCGGGACCGTCCGCTGCCCGCATAGGCGGCGGGCGGTGGTTCAGGGGATGAACCACCGCCCGCGAGACAGGACTTGGATCTTCACAAAGGGGTGAGAGGGGCGCGGACGCCTACTTGGACGGCTTCTTGCCGGTCACGCCCAGGTGCACCAACAGCGCCAGGTTCGGCTTGAGTTCGGCCTGCTTCACGCCCCAGGAGGTGAACCCCTTCTGGTGGGCCGCCACCGCCGCGAGCATCGCGACCAGCGAACCGGCCACCGCCGCCGGGTTCACGTCCTTGTCCACCCGGCCCTTGGCCTGGAGCTCCGCGATGGAGTCGGCCAGGGAGTTGTTGACCGAGTTCAGGATCTTCATGCGGATCTTGTAGAACCGTTTGTCCCCCTCGGCCGCGCCCAGGTCCACCACCCGCAGGATCGCGTC
This window harbors:
- a CDS encoding LysE family translocator, which produces MDSGLLFSFLAVDLLLVCVPGADWAYVITTALRGGRIPRAVAGLVCGYALHTALATAGLAVLVAGSPGLLTAVTVAGAGYLLWLGWGVLRRPAVPGATGPASARTDAGAAPATDARPFLRGATISGLNPKGLLLYLSVLPQFLTLRGAHLPVPAQTAVLGLLHMACCAAVYLTVGALARALLAARPAAARAVTRTSGAAMLGIGAFLLVERLATL
- a CDS encoding Lrp/AsnC family transcriptional regulator, with protein sequence MDDVDRKILAELQQDGRLTVTELAARVRLSVSPCHRRLRELERAGAIQGYRAVVDPASLGLNFEALVFVSMRQEDRDTVAEFERAVGELEHVLDAQRLFGEPDYLLRVATADLAAFQRLYDERLATLPGVQRLTSTLVMKHVVRDRPLPA